From a region of the Daphnia pulicaria isolate SC F1-1A chromosome 1, SC_F0-13Bv2, whole genome shotgun sequence genome:
- the LOC124349071 gene encoding uncharacterized protein LOC124349071 produces MQIPLTLIVCWAGILFIGSVEAFFKKDFGKDATSFVTSVSTVTVTSTEKSICAKLVNVTAACRRRRNFEFDRPEILTFDDDIDEAVDLAFRNSFYHKQFAPTKTLSMEVTPLVVLPHSGRNPSILYLGLHSTYPMYSSSSRNKSPVIHPSVYQDEAKLQQQQQLQNQQRIFFSALSLANVFNKVTVTFTTFKTETKTEVKTSQATFFVVSCTPNPFPFSVCSAKR; encoded by the exons ATGCAAATTCCATTGACTTTAATTGTCTGCTGGGCAGGAATCCTCTTCATTGGATCGGTGgaagcttttttcaaaaaagatttcGGTAAAGACGCCACTTCTTTTGTCACCAGCGTATCAACGGTGACTGTAACATCAACAGAAAAG AGCATTTGTGCTAAATTGGTCAACGTTACCGCCGCTTGCCGTCGCCGCCGTAATTTCGAATTCGACAGACCCgagattttgacatttgacgaCGACATTGACGAGGCCGTAGACTTGGCCTTCAGGAACTCGTTTTACCACAAACAATTCGCTCCTACCAAGACTCTCAG TATGGAAGTGACACCTTTGGTTGTGTTGCCACACTCTGGACGCAATCCATCGATCCTCTACCTCGGACTCCATTCAACTTACCCCATGTACTCGTCGAGCAGTCGGAACAAGAGCCCAGTCATTCACCCAAGTGTCTACCAAGACGAAGCGAAactacaacagcagcagcagcttcagaATCAGCAGCGCATCTTTTTCTCTGCTCTTTCTCTCGCCAATGTGTTCAACAAGGTCACCGTGACATTCACGACATTCAAAACAG AAACCAAAACGGAAGTGAAAACTTCTCAGGCGACTTTTTTCGTCGTGAGCTGCACCCCGAATCCCTTCCCCTTCAGTGTCTGCTCGGCCAAACGCTAA
- the LOC124348508 gene encoding uncharacterized protein LOC124348508: MGSKMDNEMGMSILSSILHRMSYPNMVVSKEDGFSGTIDVKDLHSLLLKGCQTNHRIPESSKLTLVERGCSEEILILVKTLTGKTISFKIKVTARAKDVKEKVLCKEGIALEKQRLIFAGRQLEDQDILVDFGITNDSTLHLVLSLRGGGPGILLSADGLLDEKFHFDFTSVVDKKAYSRGGLVYIRPCGWKRFALKVGGKYKDNTWLLGKGKRPDPFSSAEEEWPVSYHGTSYNNGLSIAEEGYRLSQCKRFKHGFGIYSTPEIDVAFKYAETRKQADGKTYKVVIQNRVNPKTLIKIDKVETEVGEYWISPSEEDIRPYGFCTREC; the protein is encoded by the coding sequence ATGGGAAGCAAAATGGATAATGAAATGGGGATGTCAATTTTGAGCTCGATTCTTCACCGCATGTCCTACCCTAACATGGTGGTTTCCAAGGAAGATGGATTTTCTGGAACCATTGACGTCAAAGACCTTCAcagtttgttgctgaaagGATGCCAAACAAATCATAGAATCCCTGAAAGCTCAAAGCTCACTCTGGTGGAGCGTGGATGTTCAGAAGAAATCCTTATCCTCGTGAAAACATTGACTGGCAAAACCATTTCCTTCAAAATAAAGGTCACAGCACGTGCCAAAGATGTGAAGGAAAAAGTTCTGTGCAAGGAAGGTATTGCCCTTGAAAAACAGCGCTTGATTTTTGCAGGCAGACAACTGGAAGATCAAGACATATTAGTTGATTTTGGAATTACGAATGACAGCACTTTACATCTTGTTCTCAGCCTTCGTGGAGGAGGACCAGGAATTCTACTGTCTGCCGATGGATTATTGgatgaaaaatttcattttgatttcaccTCAGTTGTCGACAAAAAGGCATACAGCCGAGGTGGTCTGGTCTACATTCGTCCATGCGGATGGAAACGTTTCGCCTTGAAAGTCGGTGGCAAGTACAAGGACAACACCTGGCTGCTGGGCAAAGGCAAACGACCCGATCCTTTCTCATCTGCAGAAGAAGAATGGCCCGTCTCGTACCATGGAACGTCGTACAACAACGGCCTGTCCATCGCCGAAGAAGGATACAGATTGAGCCAGTGCAAGCGATTCAAACACGGATTTGGCATTTATTCGACTCCCGAAATCGATGTGGCGTTCAAATACGCCGAAACGAGGAAACAAGCGGATGGCAAAACGTACAAGGTCGTCATTCAAAATCGCGTCAACCCCAAGACGTTGATCAAAATCGACAAAGTTGAAACCGAAGTCGGTGAATATTGGATCTCGCCGAGCGAAGAAGACATTCGTCCCTACGGTTTCTGCACTCGAGAatgttga